A window of the Radiobacillus deserti genome harbors these coding sequences:
- a CDS encoding Gfo/Idh/MocA family protein, producing the protein MSIRWGILSTAKIGKTQVIPAIQRSANGSVEAIASRGEKAKQVAEELRIPKAYTSYEALLQDPDMDAIYIPLPNGMHKEWVIQAAEHGKHVLCEKPAALDSKELEEMLKACDQHNVRFMEAFMYQFHPQHEKVKELIKDGEIGKVTLMRAKFSFLLQDKTNIRLDARLGGGALYDVGCYGIHSITTILEDQPVSVSASATFTDGVDTTLTGILSFSDGKLANFDCSFDTYPRCGYEVVGSKGSIEVLNAYRPDLNPKGEGIIKVHKDTGEVEEYHVEGDQYRLQVEHFADSILEQREPVYGNERVRSHFAVLDACYESARTGKVIKL; encoded by the coding sequence ATGAGCATTAGATGGGGAATATTAAGTACTGCAAAAATTGGAAAAACACAAGTGATTCCAGCCATACAGCGGTCCGCTAATGGTTCGGTGGAAGCGATTGCTAGTCGTGGCGAAAAAGCAAAACAGGTAGCGGAGGAGCTTCGCATACCAAAAGCTTATACTAGCTATGAAGCATTGTTGCAAGACCCTGATATGGATGCGATTTATATCCCATTACCGAACGGAATGCATAAAGAATGGGTTATCCAAGCGGCAGAGCATGGAAAGCATGTTTTATGTGAAAAACCAGCTGCACTGGATTCAAAAGAACTGGAAGAGATGCTAAAAGCCTGTGACCAACATAATGTAAGGTTTATGGAAGCATTTATGTATCAATTTCATCCACAGCATGAAAAGGTGAAGGAGCTAATAAAGGATGGAGAAATTGGGAAGGTAACGCTTATGAGAGCGAAGTTTTCTTTTCTCCTTCAAGATAAGACGAACATTCGTCTGGATGCGAGGCTTGGTGGGGGAGCACTTTACGATGTGGGCTGTTATGGTATTCATTCCATTACCACTATTTTAGAGGATCAACCTGTGTCTGTTTCTGCATCTGCGACATTTACGGATGGGGTAGACACGACTCTTACGGGAATTCTTTCTTTTTCGGATGGAAAGCTAGCTAACTTCGACTGTAGTTTCGATACGTATCCTAGATGTGGCTATGAAGTAGTCGGTTCAAAAGGGTCCATCGAGGTTTTAAATGCCTATCGACCAGACTTGAATCCAAAGGGAGAAGGTATTATCAAAGTTCATAAGGATACGGGAGAGGTGGAAGAGTACCACGTAGAAGGTGACCAATATCGCTTACAGGTAGAACATTTTGCGGATTCGATTCTTGAACAGAGAGAACCAGTCTATGGCAATGAGCGAGTTCGAAGCCATTTTGCCGTATTAGATGCTTGCTATGAGTCTGCGAGAACTGGGAAAGTGATAAAGCTTTAA
- a CDS encoding carbohydrate ABC transporter permease, whose protein sequence is MALNIWKPIKYTILVIMAILFLAPVYVILVTSIKPLDEVSLETMWELPTSIDFSSYTEAFSELAPNFMNSLYLVIPATLLSALLGAMNGYVLSKWKFKGSELLFTVILFGMFIPYQSILIPLIQFLRNIELYNTIPGLILTHVVYGLPITTLMFRNFYANIPDTMIEAAKMDGANFLGIFRHIIIPLSITGFVVVAIWQFTNIWNEFLFAVTITTSDSQPIMVALQNLSGSQIVQWNVQMAGALLAALPTLLVYIFLGKFFVRGLLAGSVKG, encoded by the coding sequence ATGGCGCTGAACATCTGGAAACCGATTAAATATACAATTTTAGTCATTATGGCCATTCTATTTTTAGCTCCTGTTTATGTTATCCTAGTAACAAGTATTAAGCCATTAGATGAAGTTTCCTTAGAAACAATGTGGGAACTCCCAACGTCGATAGACTTTAGTAGTTACACAGAGGCATTTAGCGAGCTAGCTCCCAATTTTATGAATAGCTTATATCTCGTTATTCCAGCTACGCTCTTATCTGCATTACTTGGTGCAATGAACGGGTATGTATTGTCTAAATGGAAGTTTAAAGGATCAGAACTATTATTTACCGTTATTTTATTTGGGATGTTCATTCCATATCAAAGTATTTTGATTCCACTTATTCAATTTTTACGGAATATTGAACTGTATAATACGATACCAGGACTTATTTTGACCCATGTGGTGTATGGATTGCCGATTACTACGCTTATGTTCCGTAACTTCTATGCCAACATTCCGGATACGATGATTGAAGCGGCAAAAATGGATGGGGCTAACTTCCTTGGTATTTTCCGTCATATAATTATACCGTTATCGATAACCGGCTTTGTTGTGGTAGCGATTTGGCAGTTTACGAATATTTGGAATGAGTTTTTATTCGCGGTAACGATCACTACTTCGGATAGTCAACCAATCATGGTAGCCTTACAAAACCTATCTGGTAGTCAAATCGTCCAGTGGAATGTACAAATGGCGGGGGCACTGCTTGCTGCATTACCAACTCTACTTGTCTATATTTTCTTAGGGAAATTCTTTGTGCGTGGCCTGCTTGCAGGTTCCGTAAAAGGCTAA
- a CDS encoding carbohydrate ABC transporter permease codes for MQEELATQRHTEQKLQLNKKKKKVTKDQWIALGFLAPSFILILIFVYGFIGWTGWVSLSNWNSLVQDMSFAGLKNYLFLFQDFRFQADLRNTIFFTILFIGLVIVMGLGLSILIDQKTRGESLFRNIFLFPMALSFVVTGVVWQWLLNPSTGFNYFLKVFGIQPKWYTDTNILAGFEWGNIEFGLPVAIIAVVIAAVWQMTGFSLAMYLAGLRGIPEELREAARMDGATEFQIYRKVILPMLMPITVSVVIIMAHISLKIFDLIYAMSGSGANFVTDVPGVYMFETTFQGQYYANGAAIAIIMLLLVAVFIVPYLITNRRSDS; via the coding sequence ATGCAAGAGGAACTAGCCACACAGAGGCATACAGAACAAAAGCTACAACTAAATAAAAAGAAGAAAAAGGTTACGAAGGATCAATGGATTGCGTTAGGATTTTTAGCTCCCTCTTTCATCCTTATTCTCATTTTCGTATATGGATTTATTGGATGGACAGGATGGGTATCCCTAAGTAATTGGAATAGTCTTGTACAGGATATGTCATTTGCTGGACTAAAAAACTATCTATTTCTATTTCAAGACTTTCGATTCCAAGCAGATTTAAGAAATACGATCTTCTTCACGATATTATTTATTGGATTAGTTATCGTTATGGGATTAGGGTTATCGATATTGATTGATCAGAAAACGAGAGGGGAATCCCTATTCCGTAATATTTTCTTATTCCCAATGGCTTTATCATTCGTTGTAACTGGGGTTGTGTGGCAATGGCTTCTCAATCCATCAACAGGATTCAATTATTTCTTAAAAGTGTTTGGCATTCAGCCAAAATGGTACACCGATACGAACATTTTGGCTGGATTTGAATGGGGAAACATAGAATTTGGTTTGCCAGTAGCCATTATCGCTGTTGTTATTGCGGCGGTATGGCAAATGACGGGCTTCTCCTTAGCGATGTATTTAGCAGGCCTAAGAGGAATTCCAGAAGAACTGAGAGAGGCTGCACGAATGGATGGCGCAACAGAGTTTCAAATCTATAGGAAGGTTATCCTTCCCATGCTAATGCCAATTACAGTAAGTGTTGTCATTATTATGGCTCACATCTCTTTAAAAATCTTCGACCTCATTTACGCGATGTCGGGATCTGGTGCTAACTTTGTGACCGATGTTCCTGGTGTGTACATGTTTGAAACAACGTTCCAGGGTCAGTACTATGCGAATGGGGCAGCGATTGCAATCATCATGCTGTTGCTTGTAGCCGTATTTATTGTGCCATATCTAATAACAAACAGAAGGAGTGATAGCTAA
- a CDS encoding ABC transporter substrate-binding protein has product MKKLLGFFSLFAMVLVIAACSSSSSGEGGDNAESDGGDGSSESGGKVEIFSWWTGAGEEDGLLALLDLFKEKHPDIEIENAAVAGGAGTNAKAVLATRMQGDDPPSTFQVHGGAELNEGWVAAGKMEPLNDFFEEQGWMDKFPQDLIDLVSKDGDIYSVPVNIHRGNVIFYNKHVFEENGIEVPQTFDEFFAAADKLKEAGITPLALGDKEPWTATQIFENILLGVLGPEDYRGLWNGEVSFDDERVVEAAELFKKTLSYVNEDHASRNWQDAAQLVGNGEAAMNIMGDWAKGYFSNDLELETNVDFGYTTTPETDGEFMVITDTFGLPKGIKNPDDVKKFLSVLGSVEGQDAFNPLKGSIPARVDADPSKYDQYGKDTMEDFKEAKLTPSLAHGSAAAAGFLTKVNQAVNIFVTQLDVDKLIESLKQASSEL; this is encoded by the coding sequence GTGAAAAAACTGTTAGGTTTCTTTTCATTGTTCGCTATGGTGCTAGTCATCGCTGCATGTAGCTCTAGTTCTTCTGGAGAAGGTGGAGATAATGCAGAATCTGATGGCGGAGATGGCTCAAGTGAATCGGGAGGAAAGGTTGAAATTTTTAGCTGGTGGACTGGTGCCGGTGAAGAAGATGGATTACTAGCACTATTAGATTTATTTAAGGAAAAGCACCCAGATATTGAAATTGAAAATGCTGCTGTAGCTGGTGGTGCTGGTACGAACGCAAAAGCGGTTCTAGCAACTAGAATGCAAGGGGACGATCCACCATCCACGTTCCAAGTGCACGGTGGTGCCGAGCTTAACGAAGGCTGGGTTGCTGCTGGAAAAATGGAGCCACTAAATGATTTCTTTGAAGAGCAAGGCTGGATGGATAAATTCCCTCAAGACTTAATCGACTTAGTAAGTAAGGATGGGGACATTTATTCTGTACCTGTAAATATTCACCGTGGGAACGTGATTTTCTATAACAAGCATGTTTTTGAAGAAAATGGTATTGAAGTTCCACAAACATTTGATGAATTCTTTGCTGCTGCTGACAAGTTAAAAGAAGCTGGTATTACACCACTTGCTCTTGGAGACAAAGAGCCTTGGACAGCGACACAAATCTTTGAAAATATTTTATTAGGTGTTCTTGGACCTGAGGATTATCGCGGTCTATGGAATGGAGAGGTAAGCTTCGATGATGAGAGAGTAGTAGAAGCTGCAGAGCTATTCAAGAAGACACTTTCTTACGTAAACGAAGACCACGCTTCTCGTAACTGGCAGGATGCTGCTCAGTTAGTAGGAAATGGAGAAGCGGCGATGAACATTATGGGAGACTGGGCGAAAGGCTACTTCTCTAACGACCTTGAGCTTGAAACAAATGTAGACTTTGGTTATACGACTACTCCTGAAACAGACGGAGAGTTCATGGTTATTACAGATACATTTGGTTTACCTAAAGGGATTAAAAACCCAGATGATGTGAAGAAATTCCTTTCCGTGCTTGGTTCTGTAGAAGGGCAAGATGCATTCAATCCACTTAAAGGGTCGATCCCAGCACGTGTGGATGCAGATCCTTCTAAATATGACCAATACGGAAAAGATACAATGGAAGACTTTAAAGAAGCAAAACTTACTCCAAGCTTAGCGCACGGATCTGCAGCTGCAGCTGGTTTCTTAACAAAGGTAAACCAAGCAGTAAACATTTTCGTAACACAGCTTGATGTAGATAAGTTAATCGAATCTTTAAAACAAGCTTCATCTGAACTGTAA
- a CDS encoding response regulator transcription factor → MKVIIAEDELLERKAMRKFLETNFQQVEVIGEASNGRKAIELAESLRPDVMLMDIKMPGINGLEAIEIIHQFQPSIKFVLVSAYDSFEYAKQAMKFGVKEYILKPSKKEETIKAMLRIHKEIEEERKGLEEKEQTGIIAKKHFLSKLMKYEQGEEVEQLQKALFPNMMYGCFFAIKDASQQLGESIEKELQDILEDTYISDWQADQVIVLLMRSEKFERAKLLKHARLLQMRLGKRVYIGVGHPTRLSEVANSYHQSLSSLEHLMSVQHRNYGFPVEEEYRDRNSLEPLLNEIQAGDELGAIYQLNQLIEETNRQQRTLVLHELYYKIKQLLEAKQIKPWNKSIHELQSNQDWVQYVRLICLHIQQHYQSKHKIERAKTYIQEHYAHSVSLEEVADLCELSPNYFSNLFKETTGETFIDYVTNVRLNKASQLLEESDLSLKEISFMVGYKDPNYFSRVFKKYYQLSPKQYQQKLLKK, encoded by the coding sequence ATGAAAGTGATTATTGCAGAGGATGAATTACTAGAAAGAAAAGCGATGCGTAAGTTTTTGGAGACGAATTTCCAACAAGTAGAAGTAATCGGGGAAGCATCAAACGGCCGGAAAGCTATTGAATTAGCGGAAAGTCTTCGCCCGGATGTCATGCTAATGGATATTAAGATGCCTGGCATTAATGGCCTTGAAGCGATTGAAATTATCCATCAGTTTCAGCCTTCGATTAAATTTGTTCTCGTATCTGCCTATGATTCTTTTGAATATGCCAAGCAGGCGATGAAATTCGGTGTAAAAGAATATATTTTGAAGCCGAGTAAAAAAGAAGAAACCATTAAAGCAATGCTTCGCATTCATAAAGAAATAGAAGAAGAGCGAAAAGGGTTAGAGGAAAAAGAACAGACAGGCATTATTGCGAAAAAACATTTTCTCTCTAAATTAATGAAATACGAGCAGGGAGAGGAAGTGGAACAGCTTCAGAAAGCATTATTCCCTAATATGATGTACGGTTGTTTTTTTGCGATTAAAGATGCTAGTCAGCAGCTCGGAGAAAGCATCGAGAAGGAATTGCAAGACATCCTCGAGGATACATATATATCAGATTGGCAAGCGGACCAAGTGATTGTATTGCTTATGCGTTCAGAAAAGTTTGAACGGGCTAAATTATTGAAGCATGCTAGACTTCTGCAAATGAGATTAGGGAAACGAGTTTATATTGGAGTCGGTCATCCAACAAGATTATCAGAGGTAGCCAATTCCTATCACCAGTCCCTTTCTTCATTGGAGCATTTAATGAGCGTACAGCATCGTAATTATGGATTTCCTGTAGAGGAAGAGTACAGGGATCGAAACAGCTTGGAGCCACTTCTTAACGAGATCCAAGCAGGAGATGAACTAGGCGCTATCTATCAACTAAACCAGTTAATCGAAGAAACAAATCGTCAACAGCGGACTCTAGTTCTTCATGAGCTTTATTACAAAATAAAACAGTTACTGGAAGCAAAGCAGATAAAGCCATGGAACAAATCCATACATGAACTCCAATCAAATCAAGATTGGGTTCAATACGTTCGTTTAATATGCTTACATATTCAGCAGCACTATCAATCGAAGCATAAGATTGAGCGCGCCAAAACTTATATTCAAGAACACTATGCACACAGTGTTTCTCTAGAGGAAGTTGCGGATCTATGTGAATTAAGTCCCAATTATTTTTCGAATCTTTTTAAAGAAACGACGGGAGAAACATTTATTGATTATGTTACAAATGTTCGTCTCAATAAGGCATCGCAGCTATTAGAAGAATCTGATCTTAGTTTAAAAGAAATTAGTTTTATGGTTGGATATAAGGACCCAAACTATTTTAGTAGAGTATTTAAAAAATATTATCAGCTTTCGCCAAAACAGTACCAACAGAAATTATTAAAAAAATGA
- a CDS encoding sensor histidine kinase, whose product MKTIRGKLIIYFFVFVVLFNVVSISIYVSSKQLTKEYHASFDRFVTLNSISQLSNQLYQNVKAYVMEPNEENLDAYYSSLHQIEREEAELMSSKTFEETMQVKNYTNLIDSLIHESEITVGFVLRDDIERYTAHLKETQNASTYIQETTLHLIDLELNEYQALYEDLQERNRSFQWFIFFLFSTTVMLAVGFSLWFSHGINKPIQALSRAAKQVSSGQISGEPVVIESNDELKLLGDSFNQMRTNIHELIEEMKTKSEQEKLMKELELKHLQNQINPHFLFNTLNTISKMAYLENAKSTSNLIDSVATLLRYSLGDIKKPISLSDEIQVIEEYLSIQKTRFLERIQYQIQIKSNHMDIPIPRLTIQPIVENAFIHGIEAKEDGGNIQIRIYDKGEETMVEVEDDGVGMDEQTISRLLDTSVDTENMEHIGHSTGIGMTNVIRRLQLFYQSDYVMEIESEIHSGTIIRLVLPNGYHKE is encoded by the coding sequence ATGAAAACGATACGTGGAAAGCTCATTATTTACTTCTTTGTGTTTGTCGTTCTATTTAATGTGGTGTCTATCTCTATCTATGTTAGCTCTAAGCAACTCACAAAGGAATACCATGCAAGCTTTGATCGGTTTGTAACGTTGAATTCTATTTCCCAGCTATCAAATCAGTTATACCAAAATGTAAAAGCATATGTGATGGAACCAAATGAGGAAAATTTAGATGCATACTACTCCTCTCTCCACCAAATTGAAAGAGAAGAGGCAGAGCTCATGAGTTCTAAAACCTTTGAGGAAACGATGCAAGTTAAAAACTACACGAACTTAATTGACTCTTTAATTCATGAGAGTGAAATAACGGTAGGATTTGTGTTAAGAGATGATATTGAGCGTTATACGGCACACCTCAAAGAAACGCAAAATGCATCCACTTATATTCAAGAAACAACCCTTCATTTAATCGATTTAGAGCTGAATGAATACCAAGCATTATATGAAGATTTACAAGAGCGTAATCGCTCCTTCCAATGGTTTATCTTTTTCTTGTTTTCCACAACCGTTATGTTAGCTGTCGGGTTTTCGCTTTGGTTCTCACACGGCATAAATAAACCAATTCAAGCTTTATCGAGAGCCGCGAAACAAGTGTCAAGCGGACAAATTTCTGGAGAACCAGTCGTGATTGAGTCGAATGACGAGTTGAAGCTACTTGGGGATTCATTTAATCAAATGCGTACAAATATTCACGAGCTTATTGAAGAAATGAAAACGAAATCAGAGCAAGAAAAATTAATGAAAGAGCTTGAGCTAAAACACCTACAAAACCAAATCAACCCACATTTCTTATTTAATACATTAAATACCATTTCGAAAATGGCCTATTTAGAAAATGCAAAATCAACGTCTAATTTAATCGATTCGGTTGCTACTTTGCTTCGTTATAGTTTAGGAGATATAAAAAAACCGATTTCTCTTAGTGATGAAATTCAAGTAATCGAAGAATATTTAAGCATTCAAAAAACTAGATTTTTAGAAAGAATACAGTATCAAATTCAGATAAAAAGTAATCACATGGATATTCCTATCCCAAGGCTTACGATACAGCCTATCGTGGAGAATGCTTTTATACACGGGATCGAAGCGAAAGAAGATGGAGGGAACATTCAGATTCGTATTTATGACAAAGGTGAAGAAACGATGGTGGAAGTAGAGGACGATGGAGTTGGGATGGACGAACAGACGATATCTCGGCTCTTAGACACATCCGTAGATACAGAAAACATGGAGCATATCGGACATTCAACGGGAATTGGGATGACGAACGTTATTCGAAGACTACAGCTTTTCTATCAAAGTGACTATGTCATGGAAATAGAGTCCGAGATTCATAGTGGCACGATTATTCGGCTAGTATTACCGAATGGATATCACAAAGAATAG
- a CDS encoding sugar-binding protein produces the protein MNRRQKQWLLVASLVFFSINLGAMLLYGKKTFYVEDHPAAEQSYDYHFALITEEVGNAYWRLIENGAKEAAENENVYLEYIGPSKSDLEEKLQTLDRMISAKVDGIITQGLPGQRFLDLVHKARENGIPVITVDTDVPKSERQVYVGTNNYEAGFLAGQALIVDTKGEQNVGVIMGSFEALNQQERLDGFLDAISNSSRIKVVDQKESNITEIGAAQATYSILREHPEITALFGTSALDGVGIVQGIREFNPSEDMYVAAFDILPETLSLIEDEDIDITISQYPKEMGKVAVEQMLKIQQEESVNPFQYTATKVIRKDDVRNGELIGNGDAR, from the coding sequence TTGAATCGACGTCAGAAACAATGGTTACTAGTAGCGAGTCTAGTCTTTTTTTCTATAAATCTAGGAGCTATGCTTCTTTATGGAAAGAAAACATTCTATGTAGAAGATCATCCTGCTGCTGAGCAATCCTATGATTATCATTTCGCCCTTATAACGGAAGAGGTTGGGAATGCCTATTGGCGTCTCATTGAAAATGGAGCAAAAGAAGCGGCAGAAAATGAAAACGTTTACTTGGAATATATCGGTCCAAGTAAGTCTGACTTGGAGGAAAAGCTGCAGACTTTAGATCGTATGATTTCTGCAAAAGTGGATGGAATTATTACACAAGGCTTACCTGGTCAACGTTTTTTAGATTTAGTTCATAAAGCGAGAGAAAATGGAATTCCGGTAATTACGGTAGATACAGATGTGCCTAAAAGTGAACGGCAAGTGTACGTAGGGACTAATAATTACGAAGCCGGATTCCTTGCAGGACAAGCATTAATTGTGGATACGAAGGGAGAACAAAATGTTGGGGTGATTATGGGAAGCTTTGAAGCACTCAACCAACAGGAAAGATTGGACGGTTTTTTGGATGCCATCTCTAATTCCTCTAGAATCAAAGTGGTCGATCAAAAGGAATCAAATATAACGGAGATAGGCGCTGCTCAAGCAACTTACTCTATTCTAAGGGAACATCCAGAAATCACCGCATTGTTTGGAACAAGTGCACTGGATGGTGTCGGGATAGTGCAAGGAATCCGAGAATTTAACCCCTCAGAGGATATGTACGTAGCAGCGTTTGACATTTTACCTGAAACCCTTTCCTTAATTGAAGATGAAGATATCGATATAACGATCTCACAGTACCCAAAAGAAATGGGGAAGGTCGCAGTGGAACAAATGCTGAAGATACAACAAGAGGAATCGGTTAATCCATTTCAATACACAGCTACAAAAGTCATTCGGAAAGATGATGTCCGTAATGGGGAGTTAATTGGAAATGGAGATGCACGATGA
- a CDS encoding IDEAL domain-containing protein, with amino-acid sequence MLSVKMLKPYYIKEEDECLRVVLAYQYFSLLLDNKVYQFVPLESREIRVNRDTQKVENQDDIFVFQRGKEYSRVALADLLKLNDFLTNLNAIIDPYINNDRTLIKEADVDEVIAQLEKENLKRLIDEALEKNDQEQFITLTNQLNAL; translated from the coding sequence ATGCTTTCTGTTAAGATGCTAAAGCCATATTACATTAAGGAAGAGGATGAGTGTTTACGTGTCGTTCTTGCCTATCAATATTTTTCACTCTTGTTAGATAATAAGGTATATCAGTTTGTACCTCTAGAATCGCGAGAAATCCGCGTTAATCGGGACACCCAAAAGGTTGAAAATCAAGACGATATCTTTGTCTTTCAGCGGGGAAAAGAATATAGTCGAGTTGCATTAGCTGATTTACTTAAGCTTAACGATTTTCTAACGAATTTAAATGCGATTATTGATCCTTATATCAATAATGATCGTACCTTAATAAAGGAAGCAGATGTAGATGAAGTCATTGCTCAGTTAGAGAAAGAAAATCTAAAGCGTCTGATTGATGAAGCATTAGAAAAAAACGATCAGGAACAATTTATTACACTTACAAATCAATTAAATGCCCTATAA
- the pxpB gene encoding 5-oxoprolinase subunit PxpB, translated as MSIEPRIQFISESALLLEWKSIPSPKINREILALHTYIHQHPFQGYIEGVPGYVTLTIHFQPFEMEQVDSFSYVKHHVLTKLHQIQQLIQHDQTPKVIPIPVCYSSSFGPDLEFVSSFHNRRKEDIVSIHSQTDYPVYFLGFAPGFPFLGGMDERIATPRKNSPRQQVPAGSVGIAGNQTGVYPLSTPGGWQIIGRTPIPLVTSDEQNPTLIKPGDIVRFQPITEKEFVELEGSL; from the coding sequence ATGAGCATAGAACCTCGAATCCAATTCATTAGTGAATCTGCCTTATTGCTAGAGTGGAAGTCTATCCCTTCCCCGAAAATCAACCGAGAAATTCTAGCACTCCATACTTACATTCATCAGCATCCATTCCAAGGCTATATAGAAGGGGTTCCAGGTTACGTGACCTTAACGATTCATTTCCAGCCCTTTGAAATGGAACAAGTGGATTCGTTCTCCTATGTAAAGCACCATGTCTTAACCAAACTCCACCAAATCCAACAATTAATCCAGCACGATCAAACACCAAAAGTTATACCTATTCCAGTCTGTTATTCCTCTAGCTTTGGACCCGATTTAGAATTTGTTTCTTCCTTTCATAACAGGAGGAAAGAAGATATCGTTTCCATTCATTCCCAAACAGATTATCCAGTCTATTTTCTAGGATTTGCACCTGGATTTCCCTTTCTAGGAGGGATGGACGAAAGAATTGCAACACCACGAAAAAACTCTCCCCGACAGCAAGTACCTGCAGGCTCAGTCGGAATTGCCGGCAATCAAACAGGCGTGTATCCTCTTTCCACACCCGGTGGCTGGCAAATTATCGGGAGGACACCTATTCCGTTGGTTACCTCGGATGAACAAAACCCTACTCTTATAAAACCCGGGGATATCGTTCGTTTCCAGCCCATTACGGAAAAGGAATTTGTAGAATTGGAGGGGAGTCTATGA
- a CDS encoding 5-oxoprolinase subunit C family protein yields MSLFVQKPGLLTTIQDHGRHRYQFLGFSVNGPMDSFSMETANFLLQNDTNAAVIEMGMVGGSFLFQKNTVIAITGAFMNPKVNQQAIKQGAPIPVRSGDLLTFGLANNGVFTYLAVKNGFISPPFLKSRSFIHVDGQSSFPGPKIEKGDCIPYDECSSSAPKQWFVNTMDLEIEPTIRFQEGSQYDWFTDQAKETFEHDRYFVTAQSNRMGYRLNGTPLQRKVNHEMWTEATLFGSIQVPPNGQPVILMADRQPTGGYPKIGQVIQADLPKMSQLNVSSSITFKKVTIAEAMEKLTELEHKKRLIKRFIDQKWKELHL; encoded by the coding sequence ATGAGTTTATTTGTCCAAAAACCCGGTCTATTAACCACCATCCAAGATCACGGGCGGCATCGTTATCAGTTTCTTGGTTTTTCTGTAAACGGACCGATGGATTCGTTCTCGATGGAAACCGCTAATTTTCTTCTTCAAAATGATACGAACGCTGCTGTTATTGAGATGGGAATGGTTGGCGGGAGTTTTCTTTTTCAAAAAAACACGGTGATTGCAATTACAGGTGCTTTTATGAATCCAAAAGTCAATCAGCAGGCAATCAAACAAGGAGCTCCAATCCCTGTGCGTAGCGGGGACTTGTTAACCTTCGGATTAGCTAATAATGGGGTCTTTACCTACTTAGCGGTAAAGAATGGGTTCATTTCTCCTCCTTTTTTAAAAAGTCGAAGCTTCATTCATGTAGACGGGCAATCCTCCTTTCCTGGGCCGAAGATAGAGAAAGGAGATTGTATTCCTTATGACGAATGTAGTTCAAGTGCTCCCAAACAATGGTTTGTGAATACAATGGACCTAGAGATTGAGCCTACTATCCGGTTTCAGGAGGGAAGTCAGTATGATTGGTTTACCGATCAAGCGAAAGAAACCTTTGAACATGATCGGTATTTTGTGACTGCACAATCTAACCGAATGGGATACCGACTAAATGGTACACCTCTGCAAAGGAAGGTTAACCATGAAATGTGGACAGAAGCTACCCTATTTGGCTCCATTCAAGTTCCCCCTAATGGTCAGCCCGTTATTTTAATGGCGGATCGCCAGCCCACAGGAGGATATCCAAAGATTGGGCAAGTGATTCAAGCGGATTTGCCAAAGATGAGCCAGCTAAACGTATCATCTAGCATAACATTCAAAAAAGTAACTATAGCTGAGGCCATGGAAAAACTAACAGAGCTTGAACATAAAAAACGACTAATAAAACGATTCATTGATCAAAAATGGAAGGAGCTACACTTATGA